A stretch of the Bremerella alba genome encodes the following:
- a CDS encoding DUF1559 family PulG-like putative transporter, with translation MPISRHRSAFTLVELLVVIAIIGVLIALLLPAVQQAREAARRMQCSNNLKQLALGFHNHHDTFGQFPPALREDIDVDSNQPNWSWGAFISPYIENGNATDAMNFPRGTALEAMDDTTMRAVMTQPVDAFLCPSDTSSGVNDVRRVSASSGQYDTALSNYVGNLTHERYNYKEWGTGSWQLQTGIMAAGTQFGMRDVTDGTSNTILLGEKVFENLGPTCGTNGSGTPYLARAGLVYVSRGSGSTNWRSANDVTFNGDGGINDCSIWEFPQGASSRHAGGVQFALVDGSVRFVAETIQHANDVAPNSTYEYLLSRNDGQVLGEY, from the coding sequence ATGCCCATCTCACGTCATCGATCGGCCTTTACCCTTGTGGAACTCTTGGTGGTTATTGCCATCATCGGTGTCTTGATCGCGTTGTTGCTGCCAGCGGTACAGCAAGCTCGCGAAGCGGCCCGACGTATGCAATGCAGTAACAACCTCAAGCAGTTGGCGCTCGGGTTCCACAATCATCACGACACGTTCGGTCAGTTCCCACCTGCGCTTCGTGAGGACATCGACGTCGACAGCAATCAGCCCAATTGGTCTTGGGGGGCGTTTATCTCTCCCTATATCGAAAATGGCAATGCGACCGATGCCATGAACTTCCCGCGGGGCACGGCTCTCGAAGCGATGGACGACACTACCATGCGGGCCGTCATGACACAGCCCGTCGACGCATTCCTTTGCCCCAGCGATACCAGTAGTGGTGTGAATGACGTGCGAAGAGTGAGCGCGAGCAGCGGGCAGTACGATACGGCCTTGTCAAACTATGTCGGAAACCTGACTCACGAGCGATACAACTACAAGGAATGGGGCACCGGCTCCTGGCAGTTGCAAACCGGCATAATGGCCGCAGGCACTCAATTCGGCATGCGTGATGTGACCGATGGAACTTCCAATACCATTCTGCTTGGCGAAAAAGTCTTTGAAAACCTTGGCCCTACGTGCGGCACCAATGGTAGTGGCACCCCTTACTTAGCTCGTGCCGGCTTGGTTTACGTTTCTCGCGGCTCCGGTTCCACCAACTGGCGAAGCGCCAACGACGTAACCTTCAACGGCGACGGCGGCATCAACGACTGCTCGATCTGGGAATTTCCTCAAGGCGCTTCCAGTCGGCACGCAGGCGGTGTTCAGTTTGCCTTAGTAGATGGTTCGGTTCGCTTTGTCGCAGAAACGATTCAGCACGCGAACGACGTCGCTCCGAACTCGACCTACGAATACCTGCTCTCCCGAAACGATGGGCAGGTACTCGGCGAGTATTAA
- a CDS encoding DUF1501 domain-containing protein has translation MNPHQLTRRQALYGLGATLGSVAFSSLINSKAEAATSQESPLAPKKPMLHAKAKNVIMLFMEGGPGHMDTFDPKPELTKRHKQVSKLTGGLEKGFKFFVGSPFKFQQAGDNGIWMCDQWKHLADPYVANELCNYRGCQAESLNHPEALYHMNTGSRLGGDPALGAWATYGLGTENQNLPGYVVMTELALPQGGPGNWSNGFLPPYYQGTRLRPEGSPILDLATPSFKTREHQRRALDELAALNSSYQHSLGVEDKRLLARMESYELAFRMQAEVPDVIDLQQETEATHEMYGLDQPDTQSFGRQCLMARRLVEKGVRFVQIFSGGWDSHDYLERGHTSRIKSVDKPIAGLIRDLKQRGLLEDTLVIWTGEFGRTPDNNKRGGVYSLGRGHNNQAMTMMMAGGGVRPGIVGATDELGRSAVETVHPIRDLHVTLLHLLGLDDNKLTYFNGGRFKQLSQFGGEIISDLIA, from the coding sequence ATGAATCCTCATCAACTCACTCGTCGTCAGGCACTCTACGGCTTGGGGGCTACGCTAGGCAGCGTCGCTTTTTCGTCACTGATCAACAGCAAAGCCGAAGCGGCAACAAGTCAAGAGTCGCCCCTTGCTCCCAAGAAACCCATGCTGCATGCCAAGGCAAAAAATGTGATCATGCTCTTCATGGAAGGTGGTCCCGGTCATATGGACACCTTCGACCCGAAGCCCGAGTTGACCAAGCGGCACAAGCAAGTGTCGAAACTAACCGGAGGCCTCGAGAAGGGGTTCAAGTTCTTTGTCGGGAGTCCCTTTAAATTCCAACAGGCCGGTGACAACGGTATCTGGATGTGCGACCAGTGGAAGCATCTGGCAGATCCCTATGTGGCGAACGAACTTTGCAACTACCGTGGCTGTCAGGCAGAATCGCTCAACCACCCCGAAGCCCTCTATCACATGAACACCGGCAGTAGGCTCGGTGGCGATCCAGCTCTCGGCGCATGGGCTACGTATGGCCTGGGCACCGAGAACCAAAACCTGCCCGGCTATGTAGTGATGACCGAGTTGGCCCTTCCGCAAGGAGGTCCCGGTAATTGGAGCAATGGCTTTCTGCCCCCTTACTATCAAGGCACCCGACTTCGGCCTGAGGGTTCTCCGATCCTCGACCTGGCGACCCCTTCTTTCAAGACACGCGAGCATCAGCGCCGCGCCTTGGATGAGTTGGCGGCGTTGAATTCGAGCTATCAGCATTCTCTCGGCGTGGAAGACAAGCGTCTCTTGGCACGCATGGAAAGCTACGAACTTGCATTCCGCATGCAGGCCGAAGTCCCGGACGTGATCGACCTCCAGCAAGAGACAGAAGCCACGCACGAAATGTACGGTCTAGATCAGCCGGATACCCAATCATTCGGCAGGCAGTGCTTGATGGCCCGCCGATTAGTCGAAAAAGGCGTGCGATTCGTTCAGATCTTCAGCGGCGGCTGGGATAGCCACGACTATCTCGAGCGGGGACACACCTCACGTATCAAGAGTGTCGACAAACCCATCGCGGGATTGATTCGCGACCTGAAACAGCGTGGTCTTCTGGAAGATACGCTTGTTATCTGGACGGGTGAATTTGGTCGGACGCCTGACAATAACAAACGGGGTGGCGTCTATTCGCTCGGACGCGGTCACAATAACCAGGCCATGACCATGATGATGGCCGGAGGGGGTGTACGTCCTGGTATCGTCGGAGCGACCGACGAACTAGGGCGATCGGCCGTGGAAACGGTCCATCCGATTCGCGATCTGCACGTGACGCTGCTTCATTTACTCGGTTTAGATGACAACAAGCTCACCTATTTTAATGGAGGTCGATTTAAGCAGTTAAGCCAATTTGGCGGGGAGATCATTTCCGACCTGATCGCCTAA
- a CDS encoding AraC family transcriptional regulator, which yields MTPQQASELPRASVPDWKKIQTDFFQRMGGDQQLRHLFELMPGTFFFMKDEQSRMICASRAILKRLGVNSEAEVIGRTDYDFFPPSIADNFVRDDRKVMETGRAMANHVEIWYSEQRILDWFVTNKLPVLDKSGQPIGVMGTVHSYEGKKQELLPFSRVSTAIEYIRQHFRRTISIDELAELAGLSPRQLQRSFRETMGTGIHDFILKTRVESACHILQTTEMPIAEVAKQHGFCDQSAFTKTFRRIAGVTPARFRKESMKRASLR from the coding sequence ATGACTCCTCAGCAAGCTTCCGAACTACCTCGGGCGTCAGTTCCCGATTGGAAAAAGATTCAGACAGACTTCTTCCAACGCATGGGCGGAGACCAACAGCTACGGCACCTGTTTGAGCTGATGCCAGGCACGTTTTTCTTTATGAAGGACGAACAGAGCCGAATGATCTGCGCAAGCCGAGCTATTTTGAAACGGTTAGGCGTCAACTCGGAAGCGGAAGTGATCGGACGTACCGACTACGACTTCTTCCCCCCTTCGATCGCCGATAACTTTGTGCGCGACGACCGAAAGGTGATGGAGACCGGGCGTGCGATGGCGAACCATGTCGAAATCTGGTACAGCGAACAACGGATTCTTGATTGGTTTGTCACCAACAAGCTGCCCGTGCTCGACAAGTCAGGCCAACCGATCGGAGTGATGGGAACCGTCCACAGCTACGAAGGCAAGAAGCAAGAGCTGTTGCCTTTTTCTCGCGTCAGCACAGCGATCGAATATATCCGACAACACTTTCGACGCACGATTTCTATTGATGAACTCGCTGAACTAGCGGGCCTGTCTCCTCGGCAGTTGCAACGCTCGTTTCGGGAAACGATGGGAACCGGAATTCATGATTTCATTCTCAAAACCCGAGTCGAGAGTGCCTGCCACATCCTCCAGACAACCGAGATGCCGATCGCCGAAGTCGCCAAGCAACATGGTTTCTGCGATCAAAGTGCCTTCACTAAGACGTTCCGCCGAATCGCCGGAGTCACCCCAGCTCGATTTCGCAAGGAATCAATGAAACGCGCATCGCTGCGGTAA
- a CDS encoding PSD1 and planctomycete cytochrome C domain-containing protein, protein MANRKKYASRCSLVIVLLGFWGLARVVVGAESPDPHREETERLFTLKVLPVLQAKCFGCHGGDAEDVRGEFDLLTREGMLAGGESSEPSLVPGNPEESSLYQAVLWNGYEMPPKENDRLSEAQSEDLRHWIAAGAAWPSAERQAEIRRAEWEVETNEDGQLVKTSGGTSEEWSNRRYEPNDLWAFKKLPAKQDILAGVLPLHEVIDHFVHQKHDEANLPVAPQALPRQLVIRANWDLLGLPPTPEAIDAFETAWSQDPDRAWSDLIDRLLDNPRYGERWGRHWLDVTRYSDTGGMANDYERSNMWRYRDYVIRSFNQDKPYNEFIVQQLAGDELADQSVRERTGGKQQNVYKTQVSGDYNEQESEWIVATGFLRMGPWDNAMVEKDEARQIYLDDLVNVTGQTFLGQTMRCCKCHDHKFDPLPTRDYYRMYSAFSTTHMAERKVPFLPEESQARFDSEKKHVERMLKFAVDEKSKLIEKREAAAKQWFEEHNLPYQDEAQRRSLPDDEKPPRHCGLDHVEQGQLKVREQDEWIWTRRLERFAPMAQSVYNAPASQSGGAFARKLRIKRPKAPKTDLVQHILIGGALSALGDAVQPGVLSAVGIPVNPSSESPYLVTSDTDGRRLELARWIAHPENGLTSRAIVNRVWQSHFSQAIAANPNNLGAKGGKPSHPELLDYLASDFVENGWTIKRLHREIMLSDAYRRSSIPKAPDRTGEIDPNNQLLSYFPRRRLGAEELRDGILSITGELVHSTGGLPIMPEINMEVALQPRMIQFSLAPAYQPSATPNLRNRRTIYAYHVRGQADPFTELFNQPNPNDSCELRETAAVTPQVFTLLNSDTMIDRSLAMALRLEAFAEKIPSQIDSAFRLVLGRHATKKELDRLSRYIVDMQSYHASKTPQPATYPAEITRSLVEEFSGEVFEYTEILPVFENYKQDTKPADVSPQTRALADLCLLLLNSNEFMYVD, encoded by the coding sequence ATGGCAAACCGTAAGAAATACGCATCTCGATGCTCGTTAGTGATCGTGTTGCTGGGATTCTGGGGACTCGCAAGAGTTGTCGTCGGGGCAGAGTCCCCAGATCCTCATCGCGAAGAAACTGAGCGACTCTTCACGCTGAAGGTCCTCCCCGTCCTGCAGGCGAAATGCTTCGGTTGCCACGGCGGCGATGCGGAAGACGTGCGTGGCGAATTCGATTTGCTTACCCGCGAGGGGATGCTCGCCGGCGGTGAATCCAGCGAACCTTCTTTGGTGCCTGGCAATCCAGAAGAAAGTTCACTCTACCAGGCCGTTCTTTGGAATGGCTATGAAATGCCACCCAAGGAAAACGACCGTCTGAGCGAAGCTCAATCCGAGGATCTTCGTCATTGGATCGCGGCCGGCGCCGCCTGGCCTTCCGCAGAACGTCAAGCTGAAATTCGCCGTGCCGAGTGGGAGGTCGAAACGAATGAAGATGGGCAACTGGTGAAGACCAGCGGGGGAACATCGGAAGAATGGTCCAATCGTCGCTACGAACCGAATGACTTATGGGCGTTTAAGAAGCTACCTGCGAAGCAAGACATCTTGGCCGGTGTATTGCCCCTTCACGAAGTGATCGATCATTTTGTCCATCAAAAACATGACGAGGCCAATCTTCCTGTCGCACCGCAGGCTCTGCCACGTCAACTCGTCATTCGAGCCAACTGGGACTTGCTGGGACTACCGCCAACCCCCGAGGCAATCGATGCGTTTGAGACGGCGTGGTCGCAAGATCCCGACAGGGCCTGGAGCGATCTAATTGATCGACTGCTCGACAATCCTCGCTACGGAGAACGCTGGGGACGCCATTGGCTAGACGTCACGCGTTACTCCGATACCGGCGGCATGGCGAACGACTACGAACGATCGAATATGTGGCGATACCGCGACTATGTGATTCGTTCATTTAACCAAGACAAGCCTTATAACGAGTTCATCGTGCAGCAACTGGCCGGCGACGAACTGGCCGATCAGTCCGTACGAGAACGCACCGGCGGCAAGCAACAGAACGTTTACAAGACGCAAGTGAGTGGTGACTACAACGAACAAGAGTCTGAATGGATTGTCGCCACCGGTTTTTTACGCATGGGACCATGGGACAATGCGATGGTCGAAAAGGACGAGGCTCGACAGATTTATCTCGACGACCTGGTCAACGTCACCGGCCAAACCTTCTTGGGCCAAACGATGCGGTGCTGCAAATGCCACGACCATAAGTTCGATCCCTTGCCGACCCGCGACTATTACCGGATGTACTCGGCCTTCTCGACAACGCACATGGCCGAACGAAAAGTACCCTTTCTACCGGAAGAGAGTCAGGCACGCTTCGACTCAGAAAAAAAGCATGTCGAACGCATGTTGAAATTTGCGGTCGACGAGAAGAGCAAACTGATCGAGAAACGGGAAGCAGCCGCGAAACAGTGGTTTGAAGAGCACAATCTGCCCTACCAAGACGAAGCCCAGCGGCGTAGCCTTCCCGACGACGAGAAACCGCCGCGCCACTGTGGCCTCGATCACGTTGAACAGGGTCAACTGAAAGTCCGCGAGCAAGACGAATGGATCTGGACGCGTCGCCTGGAACGCTTTGCTCCCATGGCACAAAGCGTGTACAACGCGCCAGCTTCTCAATCCGGCGGTGCGTTTGCTCGCAAGCTGCGCATCAAACGGCCCAAAGCTCCGAAAACAGATCTCGTGCAGCATATTCTCATCGGCGGTGCCCTGTCCGCGCTAGGAGATGCCGTCCAGCCAGGTGTGCTAAGTGCGGTGGGAATCCCTGTGAATCCCTCCTCCGAATCACCCTACCTGGTGACATCTGATACCGATGGTCGCCGTTTGGAATTGGCGCGTTGGATCGCCCATCCCGAGAACGGGCTTACCTCCCGAGCAATCGTGAACCGCGTCTGGCAGTCTCACTTTAGCCAGGCGATCGCAGCAAACCCCAATAACCTTGGTGCCAAGGGTGGTAAGCCATCGCATCCCGAACTACTCGACTACCTGGCGTCCGATTTCGTGGAAAATGGCTGGACGATCAAACGATTGCATCGCGAAATCATGCTCTCGGATGCCTATCGTCGTTCCTCCATTCCGAAAGCCCCAGATCGGACCGGCGAGATTGATCCCAACAACCAACTGCTCAGCTACTTCCCCCGGCGCAGACTCGGTGCGGAAGAACTACGGGATGGTATTTTGTCGATCACCGGCGAGTTGGTGCACTCTACAGGAGGCTTGCCGATCATGCCTGAGATCAACATGGAAGTCGCTCTGCAACCGCGGATGATCCAGTTCTCGTTGGCTCCTGCCTACCAGCCGTCTGCAACGCCGAACTTGCGGAACCGCCGGACCATTTATGCCTACCATGTTCGTGGTCAGGCCGATCCCTTCACGGAGTTATTCAATCAACCCAATCCGAACGACTCGTGTGAACTGCGAGAGACAGCCGCAGTCACGCCGCAAGTATTCACGCTGCTCAACAGCGACACCATGATCGACCGATCACTCGCGATGGCCCTTCGTCTGGAAGCATTCGCTGAGAAGATACCGTCGCAAATTGATTCGGCGTTCCGATTGGTCCTCGGGCGTCATGCCACGAAAAAGGAACTCGATCGGCTTTCACGCTATATAGTGGACATGCAATCGTACCATGCAAGCAAGACTCCCCAGCCAGCAACCTATCCCGCTGAGATCACTCGGTCTCTCGTGGAAGAGTTCTCCGGCGAAGTATTCGAGTACACCGAGATTCTGCCGGTGTTCGAGAATTACAAGCAAGATACCAAGCCAGCGGACGTGTCGCCCCAGACACGAGCTTTGGCAGATCTTTGCTTGCTGCTGTTGAACTCCAACGAATTCATGTACGTCGACTAA
- a CDS encoding carboxypeptidase-like regulatory domain-containing protein has protein sequence MCRYSTFLPLAVLFASIGLLSGCNADSNLSLVQGIVTLDGKPLPGASVTFQPQPSTMGQTARGRTDETGRYTLKVRSKESIVAGEYRVEVKVVNEITNQQGMVVGEKEDPKLKIARRYNDKTELTADVQPGQNNEFNFDVSLK, from the coding sequence ATGTGTCGATATTCTACTTTCTTACCGCTGGCCGTTTTATTTGCATCGATTGGACTTCTCTCAGGCTGCAATGCCGATTCGAATCTCTCGCTTGTCCAGGGTATCGTCACCCTGGACGGTAAACCTCTGCCAGGGGCAAGCGTTACCTTTCAACCGCAACCCTCCACCATGGGACAAACAGCCCGGGGGCGTACCGATGAGACCGGCAGGTACACCTTAAAGGTTCGCAGCAAAGAGTCCATCGTCGCTGGTGAATATCGCGTGGAAGTCAAAGTGGTCAACGAAATCACCAACCAGCAAGGCATGGTCGTCGGTGAAAAAGAAGACCCCAAATTGAAGATTGCTCGCCGCTATAACGACAAAACAGAACTAACGGCGGACGTGCAGCCAGGGCAAAATAACGAATTCAATTTCGATGTTTCATTGAAATAA